The Siniperca chuatsi isolate FFG_IHB_CAS linkage group LG17, ASM2008510v1, whole genome shotgun sequence genomic sequence TTATATAAAGTGGTATTTACAATATGGTCTTTACCATATTAATAGAAAGTTTGCATGGTTTctgaaataaatacacttaactgtaatataaacacattttttataattatataatgtgGCTAGTATGCAAGAGTAACTTCTGTTCTGTTGCACTGATTTAGATTATATTGATTAACTTAAATGTGAAATGGTGTTCTGGTGGATTTAGCATGAAGACGAGCTGCTGACACGTATTCCAATGTTCCCAAGTCTTGCAAAATCAATTAGGCTGTTTGGTCGCAGTAAAGATCATTTCTGACATTGAACACAGAAGTCTTTTCCTCCCATAACTGATTTTCTGCAGCGTTAACAGCTGTTGCGAGGAATGTGTGTGGGACAAAATGATCAGGTGGAATGTGCATGATCTTTACATTGACATATTTTGCTCCTGGTATGCTGTTGACAAGCAAAAGTGAACAACAAATCTGGTCATGGAGCCATGAGGAGACAGCGTGACACACTATTAGTGCCAACGCTGATCCTGTTCTCCAGTATGATCAACAAAAAATGTGTCCTGATGTCCACAATGAGAGCACAACATTGAACAACAGATTAAACCCTCATTCACCATTGTATGACAAAAGTAGGTCCATTTTACTATTCACAGCTGCTCCTACTGGCGGGGACAGAGAGGGGAAGGATGTGCCTGGAGAGAAGGGGAAATCAGACGCAAGAAActcttaagtaacattttaaaactcttGAAAAATCTTGAAACTACTGAACTTTTCACCTGTTCATTTTGTCACAATTCTCGTTCTGCGTCATGTCATCCGTCACATAATTTGCGCTTATTTCTGTGAGACTGTGACCATGACCTCATGACGGTTATAATTCGCTTATATCGAATCCTTGCCGTGCTAACTggctagctacagctaatgaAAATTGGTTGCATGTGTTCAGTTTCAGAAGAATTTTAagtaaaaatcaacattttggaattttcaacatttgctattaaaaaaaggaaaacacataCATGTTACTGAGTGCTTATGTTATTAACTACACATTGCCATGCCAACAGGACCCTGAATCATCTGATAAACATATGTTTCTGGAAACAGCTGTTGTAATAGATTTGACTAAAACTCTGACTAAGTGCTGAATCAGATTGTGATTTAAGATGTGTATCTTTAGTGAATACCAAGAGACACACTCAGAAATGTCCCTGCTTGCTTAAGAAATACTCAAAAGTGAAACTGTTGCAGTGGCATGCATTACTTCATGCCAAGAACTAAAGGCATTTAGAGGAAACTAGAACTGAAACGATctgttgattaatcaatcaacatttttgacaactgatttatcatttatgtcatttttaaaccaggaaaaaaagaaaagaaataaggtTGCTGTTTGCTGATTTTCGTAGTCTTCAAGGATAGTAAATTTGTTTAAGTTTTGAGACTGTTGGttggcaaaaacaagcaatctgaataCATCAACTTAAACTCTGTCAAACtgtaacaggcatttttcactatttatgAATTTAATCTACAGAtcaattgataatgaaaataaccattagttgcagccctatagtGGAAACTATTGCCATTTATTCACAAGGTATCAGTCAATCTGGATCCTGTGGAGTAAATACAGTGAATAGAGTTACCAGAGTTAATAGAGCAAGTTTTAAAACTCATTCATCCATTGCTATTACAGATTTCTTATGTTTACACCAACTTCTAAGAGGATTAATACTCCCGAGTGTGGGGCAACCCTTGTCTAggcacttgcacacacacttacatacccACACATGCAAATTCTGAAATAATTAACTATGAATTAGTCCTCATTCTTGCCTTATTACTAGCAAGATGTCCTAAGTTTGGTAGATCTTTCCCATCTTTGACTGAATACTCAACCATCATAAGAACAGAAGTAaatgatgaacacacacagtaacagacacactGATAGAAGGAGAGAAGGGGGTTTCATGgggaaaatgttcatattttatcCTGATGCCATGTcagtgttgggttttttttactttctgcctCTAAAACATTGAATTCAGATCGACTAAATGGATTTCATTGCTGGGGGTCCTCTGGACGGGCGGGGACAATTAGGGAGTCAGGGGTGATTGGCCAGAGCTGGCTAGACTTGCCCTTAGACTGTACGGTGATTGGTCAGACCTCAACAGGTCCCGCCCACGGGTGGCGCCTTGAACCTGCTGTATGTTGAAGCGTTGCGTTCAACCAGTGTTGAGTTTAGAGGGTCTCTCTCTACCGGGGTGACAAGTCCGAGCACAGGAGCAACCGAGGGGAAGTAGCTGCCATTTGAAGAAAAACCCACACTTTTCATCGTTTCACCGCTGGATACGTTACTCGCCCTGGGGTTGGATTAACTTAAAACCActcttttttagtttttatttttaatttgctttagaaaacacaaaaactcacCGAAGACAATGGGATCCCAGGCAACCAAAGGAGATGTGGCCGCGGAGGCAAACGCTGCCGCCGCTGATGCCGCAGCTGTCAAAACCAACGGACAGGTACTTACACTCACGCCATTACTCGTTTTTTCAATGGAGTGGAAATTGATAAAAGTTTAATTTCTCGCGCGAAAACATTAGTTTAACAAATTTAGTCGACGCGGAATTGATAAAACTTAAATGTGAAGACGTTCTGGGCATGTCAGGTGGGGCTTTTAGCATCTCTGTCTCCTGCTGATGGGTTGGTCACAGAGCAccccaaaaataaaaagaaataaaattagcTAGCGTGTCGTTGTTATTGATCTCGGTTGACAAGTTAAGTTCAAGTTTAAAGCAGgtatgtgtttatttgactGTGGTCTAACCCAAAATCCGCACAACGTGTCTGACAGTGCCAGGTTtaaggggggaggggggcagCTAGAGCGCACGTAGGCAGTCTACTACTCctccctttttaaaatattgtcgTCTGGACACCTATTTTACAGGTTGGGACTTTCCAAAATTTGATATAAGTGAGACGAGTCACATTTAGTCATACGTGTGATACTTTAGGCCATTATTGGATCATGATGAATGTAAATTCATATTACACATTAATTACACGCATCAAGTGACAAAAAAATAGACTTTACTTTCGTATTAAGTGTATTAATCGAGCAATAAAAAATTTAGACTAGttatttgtgttaaaaaataacatcagtTGGAAGTGTTTTCATTCTTCCATCGATGAGCTCCAGTCTTTGTTGAGCCGATGTCTGTCTGGTACCTCGGGCGGTCTGTGAGGCGCTACCGCCGCCTGTCGCCTGATTAGAGTACTGCAAGGCGTCGCCTCGGAGTCGGGCGACACGGTGGTTAATTGATGAGCACGACGATGCTctgaaaagaaatgagaaatgcATGTCTCAAAGCGGTCCCCTTTGTATTTTGTGCCGAGGTTTCCTAATATAAACATGATTGTCTGTGTCAGAAGGTGACGCTTTAGGAACAAATGACGTATTTTGTGACAACCTTTTTTCAGGAGAATGGACATGTGAAAACCAATGGCGATGTCTCCACAAAGCCTGATGGGGACGCTGCCGCCACCAATGGCTCAGCTGAGGCAGCCAAGGAGACCGAAGCCGGCGCAGGAGGCGACGCTATTGAGCCGGCGCCCGCTGCAGACGGAGAGGCAGCCAAACCTGAAGGCGAGGCTGCAGCTAAGGAGACCcccaaaaagaagaagaagaagttctcCCTGAAGAAGTCCTTCAACTTCAAACTGAATCTGAAGAAGAGCAAGAAGAGCGAGGCTGTCAAAGAGGAAGCGGCTGCGGCTGCGGCCACCCCCGCTGAGGAGAAGCCCGCCGAGAACGGGGCTGCCGCTCCTgcggaggagaagaaggagaaggaggaggaggccaaggaggtgaaggaggaggctGCCGCTGCGGCCGAGGCCCCAAAGGCAGAGGAAGGCCCTGCTAAAGAGGAGGCCCCCAAGGAGGAGGCCAAGGAGGCAGCTGCTCCGGCCCCTGAGGCCACAAAACCAACAGAGGAGAGCAGCTCGACCCCCGCTCCTCTCTGAAAAGAAAGAGTGATTGTACGTTTAGCTCACAATGAACTGGGTGAACTGTTtttcaagagagagagagaaaatttaagagtatatatatatatttatatatatgtgtgtatatgtatacatatgtatatggatatatgtatatgtaaatatatacacatgtatgtgaGAGACTCCTTTGACGTGCCACTTTTCGTCATGATAACAAGATGACAGACTAGATTCACTAGATCACTTCCCTGGTTACTGCTCGACATCTGGACCCGGACTGAGTTTTAGGCTGTGGGTTGGTCACTATGTGGAAAATGGATTTTAATGGCTAGAGCACGAGCTGATGGCACCATGAAGTATAGACGGATGGAGGATGGATGGAGAAGGATGGAGTCAAAGCATCTTTTCCCTAAAAATCTGCAGATAAAGATGCCTCCTTGCTGAAGGAATGAAGCTACATATGATATTAGGACACCACCACCACTTGAAATGACTGTTgaatagtgaaaaaaaaaatgaaatcagaaaATTAAAGAGACTCGCCAACTTTTTACATTCCTatattttaacccaaatttGAAGTATTTTGTGGTGTATTATAGAGAACCATCTTAAAGATTCAGAGAAGCTattacttgtttgtttaaagaaaaaaaaatagacaattTTGATTTTTACCTTACTATGAAAAAAGAACACTTAAGCTTGCTATCTTCACTGTTGCGGTTTGATATGAAGCAGAGTTGTTTATCTGTCGTGTGTGAGCCTGAATCTGCTTTGTCTCTGTAAATACATTGGATTGATTTCTGTTCTTTATTTTGCTAATGTTGACAGATGTTACTGGTTTTATTGTAAAGTTGATAATGGTAAATAAATGTTGGTTACCTGCCCGTTTATGTGTCTTTACGGTTATTGACGTCATGCATTACATTTGTTACTACAAAGTAGTATAATGACAGGGTCCGGAGCCTGTTTGTCACATTACAAGTTTTTATAGCACTGTAGTATCAACTCACACCCATTGGCCGTAGTCTAGTAGCAGCAAAGTACGGCCTTCATTTCAAGGCTGATGCTTCATTGACtctgacattttacattgttttggtgtctgcATTTTAGACAAATGAAagcataaagagaaaaaaaactttggagCAGCTACACCATTTCCTTCCATATTTGGCCTCGAACCCAATTTAAAGTAAGTCATTTTTGAAAGATTAAATAACACATTCCTCCTTTTACAAATTAAAGGTTGGATTCATAAGTAATAAAATACGCCCATTCTCGGTTCAACAGGGTTTTACTGCTACAGTCtgacttggtctggtatgaccagtagcttatggtggccaatgttagcaaactttagctGGATTTTGCTATGTAAGTAATGTTACTGAGGTCAGTTTTCAACTTGTGGTACTGTACACTacattttaccatttaccattatctCATAATTGCCACCTGTGGCTACAGTGGCTGTTATTCAGCACAAGTTACATAGTTTTGCTTTAATACGCCCGCCATTTTCACAGAGAAACGTCCTTTTTCTACAGATGTGACATTAGTAAATAATTGAACCCCAGGTGGTTACAGCACATGGTAAGAAACCTGTACATTACCGTGGGGGTAATAAGGTTTATTAGTgctatatttcatatatttatatcaGTTGCAACCCAGAAAATCTGAATAGGCCAAACTTTGACACCAATAAAGATTTATTCTACTCATTCATGTAATTATTAGCCATTACTGGATTGGCAATCTGGCCGGCCCAGCTTCAAACATAACAATGATTCACCACTGACTATAAAAGCAAAAGCCCAGCATTTTCATTGATATGAGATTAGGTCAAATTATTCCGTGTGGCGCTCCCTCAACATGTCACATGAGTCATTCTGTGATTCTCTATGGaacaagaaacacacatttttttagctGATTGGTTTGGAGATAATTGAACACACCAACACTACCATGTTAGCTCCAATGACCCCTGGCCCTCTATTAGTCTTATTGGCCCTGAGATCAGCTCCATCACCCCTgcacccccctctccctcctccctctcacatCTACAGCATTCCTTCCATTTGAAGGAGGCGAGTGGCCTCCTAGACATGGCTAACTGAACACAGCAGTCCTGCTTTGGGCGAACTGACCTAGTTCACATGGTGATATGATGAGTTGTAATGAAttgtaaattatttaaacaaagCTGTGGCTCTACACTGTTACAGCTCAGATGATTTGTTAACCTGAAACAGTAGATTTAGTTTTATAGGAGAAAATCATCACAACTCGCACCTAAATTGTGTAAATCTTCCACTTGTCTTTACACTGGCAGCAGGTACAGTAAGCTGTAAATTATTAATGGAGTTAACCtttccagtgttttgtttattcaatatatcgctgtttgtttgtttttttgcactgCACCCGATACATGAGATTCTGTGACTGATTCTCATTCAGCAATGACAGCGTCTGCAGAGATTTGGACATTACAGTCAAACACAAGTGAGCCTACACTGTCACCTGGTGGCCGTTATGTGGAATGCCACAAAGCTGATCACCTATTGTCTGCTTTCCCAATCTGTTCCAGTACTTTTTAAGAGAGCTGGAATGATTGCTAAGACTGCATCAATATGCATAGCCAGTCACATTGCACGCTACAGTATAAAACAGGACAGTGAGTGCTTTtagaaaa encodes the following:
- the marcksl1b gene encoding MARCKS-related protein 1-B, whose amino-acid sequence is MGSQATKGDVAAEANAAAADAAAVKTNGQENGHVKTNGDVSTKPDGDAAATNGSAEAAKETEAGAGGDAIEPAPAADGEAAKPEGEAAAKETPKKKKKKFSLKKSFNFKLNLKKSKKSEAVKEEAAAAAATPAEEKPAENGAAAPAEEKKEKEEEAKEVKEEAAAAAEAPKAEEGPAKEEAPKEEAKEAAAPAPEATKPTEESSSTPAPL